One region of Culex pipiens pallens isolate TS chromosome 2, TS_CPP_V2, whole genome shotgun sequence genomic DNA includes:
- the LOC128093006 gene encoding uncharacterized protein LOC128093006 isoform X2 produces the protein MEVLNIEQNKLTSIDGSALMLAMPKLKMIRIGWNLFEREELQEAFEQFRRHNISIRDEADEVACYFNEQVVEGVCIADHEPPRGLMREILMTVVVIVVAIALGATLRWGFISMKASV, from the coding sequence ATGGAGGTGCTCAACATCGAGCAAAACAAGCTGACGTCGATCGATGGTTCAGCGTTGATGCTCGCCATGCCAAAACTTAAAATGATACGAATCGGTTGGAACCTTTTCGAACGGGAAGAACTCCAGGAAGCATTCGAGCAGTTCCGGCGGCACAACATCAGCATCCGTGACGAAGCGGACGAGGTAGCTTGCTACTTCAACGAGCAGGTCGTCGAAGGAGTTTGCATTGCGGACCACGAGCCACCGAGGGGTCTCATGCGGGAGATTCTGATGACCGTGGTGGTGATTGTGGTTGCGATTGCGTTGGGGGCGACGCTGCGGTGGGGGTTTATTTCAATGAAGGCCAGTGTGTGA
- the LOC128093006 gene encoding uncharacterized protein LOC128093006 isoform X1 → MRVPFWFLLLCFQSSLATEIIYKNHSCVPSTYSKMCILENFHYVEEETHVIHSFPANLHYVRITRETRSVKGPVRIFDVNAKLHTMLGRPAILEMQGHAMWHFELPRALQQGIFPKLYIPNLTVEPGTE, encoded by the exons ATGAGGGTGCCGTTCTG GTTTCTGCTGTTGTGCTTCCAGTCATCTCTTGCTACCGAAATCATCTACAAAAACCACTCATGTGTACCGTCCACGTACTCCAAGATGTGTATCCTGGAGAATTTTCACTACGTTGAGGAAGAAACGCACGTGATCCATAGCTTTCCCGCGAACCTTCATTACGTCCGAATCACCCGCGAAACTCGATCCGTTAAAGGTCCGGTAAGGATCTTCGATGTCAACGCCAAGTTACACACAATGCTTGGCCGACCTGCAATCCTGGAAATGCAAGGACATGCCATGTGGCACTTTGAACTACCTCGAGCACTTCAACAGGGAATTTTCCCAAAATTATACATCCCGAACTTGACGGTGGAACCCGGGACGGAATAA